In Candidatus Methylomirabilota bacterium, the genomic stretch TGACAGACAAGAACCAAGATGACTGAACCGGTGCCAGAGCGCTTCCAGATTCTGTCTCTCGATGGTGGTGGGATTAAGGGTCTCTTTTCTGCTGCCGTTCTCGCAGCGATCGAAGGAGACCTCGATATTAGCGTAGTTGACCACTTCGACTTGATCACTGGGACTTCGACCGGTGGAATTATTGCATTGGGGCTGGGTCTGGGTTTGAGGCCCCGAGAGGTAGTAGAATTCTACGTCGACAAAGGACCGGGTATTTTCGGAAATCGTTTCAAGGCTCGTTCCTTCAAGCACTGGTTGCTCCACAAGTTTCCACAAGCGCCACTCCGCGATGCTCTTAAGAAAATCTTTCGCGATAAGCGACTCGCTGATAGCAAGAAGAGACTTGTAATTCCAGCGTACAATTTGGGCGAGGACGATGTATACCTCTTCAAGACGCCCCACCATGAACGGTTGAGGCGTGACTATAAGGAATTCATGTGGAAGGCAGCGCTTGCGACAAGCGCTGCCCCCACCTATTTTCCTTCGTGCCGAGAAGTCAATTCCATCCGCCTAGTCGATGGTGGAGTGTGGGCAAATAACCCGACTATGGTCGGTATCATCGAAGCCGTCAGTGTGTTGGGTGTCAATCTAAAGGCAGTGTCGGTTCTCAGCCTCGGTACGTCCGATCCGGTAATCCTCCGACCGAGGCGACTCGACTGGGGCGGGAAGTTGCGCTGGGCGGCCTCCGCAGTAGACGTCTTCATGCGAGGTCAAAGTCTGGGCGTTACGAAGCAAGCGCAGCATTTGCTGGGTGAAGGTAAGGTGGAGCGACTTGACCCGAAAGTTCCAGATGGGCTCTTTGCCATGGATAAAGCCAGCGTTGACGATCTGCTGGCAAAGGCCGCACACGAAAGCCGGGTCTTCGCTCCGAGGTTTGAGAAGAAATTCAAACCTCATATTGCCGC encodes the following:
- a CDS encoding patatin, yielding MTEPVPERFQILSLDGGGIKGLFSAAVLAAIEGDLDISVVDHFDLITGTSTGGIIALGLGLGLRPREVVEFYVDKGPGIFGNRFKARSFKHWLLHKFPQAPLRDALKKIFRDKRLADSKKRLVIPAYNLGEDDVYLFKTPHHERLRRDYKEFMWKAALATSAAPTYFPSCREVNSIRLVDGGVWANNPTMVGIIEAVSVLGVNLKAVSVLSLGTSDPVILRPRRLDWGGKLRWAASAVDVFMRGQSLGVTKQAQHLLGEGKVERLDPKVPDGLFAMDKASVDDLLAKAAHESRVFAPRFEKKFKPHIAAPYTPCYT